Proteins from one Pyrobaculum neutrophilum V24Sta genomic window:
- a CDS encoding DUF6036 family nucleotidyltransferase, with translation MSELRLPPSVKRVVEICRSMGFKVFLIGARALEFYGVVRHTADWDLAIDQPFTVEVRDRLTEALRGAGYAVQWRKWGLYVDAAGVHIYHAPLMLDSDFISRCREAGGVFIPSPEDLVILKLASGERKDIDDLKRLLRLPLDLSYLKKRALQAGLDKELWKIWRSPPLRRPASPGGLGHA, from the coding sequence GTGAGCGAGCTGAGGCTACCGCCCAGCGTCAAGAGGGTCGTGGAGATATGCCGCTCCATGGGGTTTAAGGTATTTCTAATCGGGGCCCGGGCTTTGGAGTTCTACGGCGTGGTGAGGCACACGGCCGATTGGGACCTGGCTATAGATCAGCCGTTCACTGTGGAGGTGAGGGATAGGCTCACCGAAGCGTTGAGGGGGGCAGGCTACGCTGTGCAGTGGAGGAAGTGGGGACTGTACGTCGACGCGGCGGGCGTCCATATATACCACGCGCCCCTCATGCTAGACAGCGACTTTATTTCCAGGTGTAGAGAGGCGGGAGGCGTCTTTATCCCATCCCCGGAGGATCTAGTTATCTTAAAGCTTGCCAGCGGCGAGCGTAAAGACATAGATGACTTGAAGAGGCTTCTCAGACTGCCGCTCGACTTATCTTACCTCAAAAAGAGGGCTCTCCAGGCGGGTCTGGATAAGGAGCTGTGGAAGATCTGGCGGAGCCCCCCTTTGCGGCGCCCGGCCTCTCCGGGAGGGCTCGGACACGCCTAG
- a CDS encoding zinc ribbon domain-containing protein — protein sequence MGVYRALKIRLPYRLVEERPDVLDLAVRMHLAAEEYARRLLKELTGQEELKLTPEELDALLTPDKKELAHRIIEETFPKYGLRKYFIDQAKVFWRDVVFHRMIPLNAQLRIENERDRSKAVFVDLKNGVIKVRRLEGTFVIRIREKTAKWIRERIAEGAKLKLAFLGIERQRGKREPTYRKFYVALVFAREVTPVEPRGVVAVDVNRLDHGIVAGLLVDGKLRHTLRLPGERAIKELKRLHEEISRLDERAAGEADPAKRRQLEDRVRYLKSKRYRKIRGVVKDVVGEIIKLAREHQAAIVVDTMEEETYRELKEGSWSGEKKHLLDGLGQLRRRLKELAEWYGLPYLEERLYSTVCPRCGAEMEELNNRRMRCPSCGFNDDRDNIPLLWAKRLYNELIAKAVAGAQTTSAQMALSQTQN from the coding sequence ATGGGAGTATACAGAGCGCTCAAGATCAGACTGCCCTATCGCCTAGTCGAGGAGCGGCCGGACGTCCTAGACCTCGCTGTAAGGATGCACCTAGCGGCCGAGGAGTACGCCAGGAGGCTGTTGAAAGAGCTGACGGGGCAGGAGGAGCTGAAGCTGACGCCGGAGGAGCTTGACGCTCTGTTGACGCCGGACAAGAAGGAGTTGGCGCACCGGATAATAGAAGAGACGTTCCCCAAGTACGGCCTCAGGAAGTACTTCATAGACCAGGCCAAGGTGTTCTGGCGCGACGTGGTGTTCCACAGGATGATCCCGCTGAACGCCCAACTTAGGATCGAGAACGAAAGGGACAGGAGCAAAGCCGTCTTCGTCGACCTTAAAAACGGTGTCATCAAAGTGCGGAGGTTAGAGGGGACTTTCGTCATTCGTATCAGGGAAAAGACAGCCAAGTGGATAAGGGAGAGAATAGCGGAGGGGGCCAAGTTGAAGCTCGCCTTTCTCGGCATAGAGAGGCAGAGGGGCAAGAGGGAGCCGACCTACAGAAAGTTCTACGTAGCGCTCGTCTTCGCCAGAGAGGTGACGCCTGTGGAGCCCAGAGGCGTTGTAGCCGTCGATGTGAACCGCCTCGACCACGGAATTGTCGCCGGCCTCCTTGTGGACGGAAAGCTGAGGCATACGCTGAGGCTCCCCGGCGAGCGGGCAATAAAAGAGCTGAAGAGGCTCCACGAGGAGATAAGCCGCCTCGACGAGCGGGCCGCAGGGGAGGCGGATCCCGCAAAAAGGAGGCAACTTGAGGATAGAGTCCGCTACCTCAAGTCCAAGCGGTATAGGAAGATAAGAGGCGTCGTTAAAGACGTCGTTGGCGAGATAATTAAGCTGGCGAGGGAGCATCAAGCCGCCATAGTCGTCGATACGATGGAGGAGGAGACGTACCGGGAGCTCAAGGAAGGGAGCTGGAGTGGAGAGAAGAAGCACCTCCTCGACGGTTTGGGCCAGCTAAGGAGGAGGTTGAAGGAGCTCGCCGAGTGGTACGGACTGCCGTACCTTGAGGAGCGCCTCTACAGCACGGTCTGCCCCCGCTGTGGAGCAGAGATGGAGGAGTTGAACAACAGGCGGATGCGCTGTCCTTCTTGCGGATTCAACGACGACAGAGACAATATCCCGTTGTTGTGGGCCAAGAGGCTGTACAACGAATTGATCGCCAAAGCCGTAGCCGGAGCACAGACTACTTCCGCCCAGATGGCGCTATCTCAGACCCAAAACTAA